The sequence gggtgGGACAGGCTGGTTTGGAGGGCTGGGGTGCCACAGAGCAGCGTGTGCCAGCTCCTCTgtcctgtgccagtgcctgctCACACTCCTGGGAAGCTCTGGAGGGGAGTGAGTGCATGGAAATGTGCTGTGTGCAGGATCCAGGGAACTGAGCACTGCCTTTGGTCCTTTTGTGACCCAGGAGGACACAGAGACACCGATACATGCACAGCTGGGCGTGGGtgccctcccctgccccctGTGGGAGccagttcccagagctccagcctAGACTGGCAGCTGAGCTTCCCAAGGGCCAGGTTGGGATGTGagatatttgtgatattttcaCATGCCAGTCAATAAaatgtcccagtgtcccctgtgtaaagattttctttttgcattacATGGTCCTTGCACACACCTTGGTTTACTGTTGCTTTATCCAGCCAAGTTTTGGGAAGTGCTCAGCTGTGCATCCTGGATCATTTTAACAGCTGCTCACTTGCAGAGGTCCTCTCTGCCTCTTGTTTTGCACGTTATAAATTAATGCATTATAAAAACCTTTTGTCTTAACTGCATTACTTCACTTTAAACACTTAGGGTCAATGTCACCCTTAAGGCTTAGAACTTCTTGAGTTAACAGAATGAAACTAGAGAGAAATTTGGCCTTGttccttcagaaaatatgaATTGCTGCTATTACAATTATGGTTACAGATCCCTAGGCAAAGCAATTGGTGGTTTCAAAGGCCCCCAGTACAATCAGtctaataaatgtatttattaagaCTGCTTGTAGGGCTCCAGTATGGAGCTGTAGCCCCATGGTTAGGAAGAATCCAGTCAAAGAGCCACAACACATGGGGATTTAGCCTATTAATTCCCAGGCTGCTGATTAGCTGTGCTCACCAGTGCAGCAAATCATGTTTCAGCTTGCAGGAGAGAGATGAGCTTGGGAAAGCACCACGATTTGTATGTTAGCTTAACTTTAATTTCCTGTCAACCCCACACTTGTGACACACGCCTGGGGAGTCTGGAGGTCGCATCTGATGCACACTGGAGATGGGGTTTGTCAGAGCACTGGCATCTTGGTGATCTCAGCAGACTGCTGAAGTGGCTGCTCTTTGTTCTGAACAGGTCCACATCTCCAATGCCAAGTGCACAGAATCAGCTTTCAAGGAAACGAAAAAGTTGCAAACTCAACCACAGTCATTCTAATTTTTactacaaaaaaagaaagcatttttgatGATTCTTCTTGTCATCTACAGAGTTTTCCACTGCTTAGTGCTCTCTGCTGTAACCTGTGCTGCATCTGTTGgatatatttttgtaaatagCCACAAGTAGCCCATATTGTTTCCTCACCAGCACTCCTGTATATCCAAACAGAGTTTGTCAGAACTCTGTTACTGactggcagctgcctgctgatGGAAAGCCAGGTTTAATGCCACAGAGCTCACTGATATCACTTCTGATATCAGAATATCAAATTCTGATACTCACTTGGTGATagaaggccaggttggatgggtctttcagcagcctggtctggtggaaggtgtccctgctcatggaacaagatgagctccaaggtcccttccaacccaacccattctagGATACTGCAAGGCCATGGTCTGGGTTTATCCCACCATACCCCAAGGACTCAGCTTAGCTGTCCTTTTTTCAGTGGGAAGAGCATCACCTCCAGGAGGTGATTCAGGCCAGTGTGGCTGCATGGGACACGAGGGCAATGCTGGTAAGTCAGGAGCCTCAATTACATGACACAGATCCTGGCctaaaaacatgcttttaaatGCTCTCTGCTTGAGACTCCCTAATTCACTTTCATGACTGTTTCTGCCAAAAGGAAGTAGGTGGCACAACTGAGCACTGTCCTTTACTCTGTCCCCAAGAAGCTATTTTTCAGCAGTAATCCTGAATTGTAAATAAAGCTCTCAAGGGTGGATTTACctgaaagaggaggaggagacaaaTGGGCATCAGCACCACCTGGTTCTGTGCTTGATGCTGAGGATGCACAACCCTCCTTCTTCTGCATCCTTGTTCAGATCTCATCTAAATCTGGCCTTGTGCCCTAAATACAACACTTTTAGGTGTGCAGGttaataaataaaagtgaaCACGAATCCAGGGCTTGATGATTTCACCTCTTCTTGCGTACAAGAATAAACCACGTAGAATCGTTTCTAGGAAAAACACTTAAATGCTTCCCAAGAAATTGCCACATCCAATTGAGTAAGCACTGTCCTCCAGCCTTGGCCCACTTCCTTCTGCTGTAGAATGCCCAGAATGGGTTTGTTTGTCCCACTTAGTCCTGATGCTGGCAAGTCCTGTCCAACGTGTTCCTTTTTCTCAGTGGAGCAGCCTCACTCCATGCCCAAAGGACAGCAGGACAAGCACCTGTGGATCTGCCAGAGGGATGAGCACCTCTGCAGACCCACTGAGGGGGGATGAGCCAAGTCTGAACTCGGTGTCtaagcagcacaggctgctctgcctttctctgaTTCCCTGTGACACAGCTCTGATTGCCAGGGCATGGTGGAGCAATAATGAAGCAACACCGGTATTTCTGATCTTACCTGAGGTACACAAAGATCTGGGTGGTGCAGTTACTAAGTTTCAGGAGGGTGCTCATCTAATACTGCATTTAGGCTGAGCCTGGATCTCTGCCCAGAGAACATTTCCACCTCACCCTGCCGTGGCTGACAACAGCTGAAGAGCTTGTGTGTGCCCTGAACAGCTCTCGGCCTTGGATCTCAAGGGATCTTGTGCTAGGGTTAAAAAGATTGTATGTTCAACAAAAAGGCTTATGTACATAGTTaatgtgtgtttattttattgctgaTCTTGTTGCACTTTCTGAGTAAGCCTCCAAAAAGTagattatttattatattaaagAAGATACATTATAGGTTATGGCATTTCGTGTTCCAGTATAACATAGAAAATACTATCCTCTCTGTTCCACACAGCTCCACTAGCCATGATGTGTACAGCATATTGACATTCCTGACTAGTTCTGTCCTCCTGTCTTAAAATAGTCCAAACCTGACCTGAGAGCAGACCTGCtttgtccctgtgccaccagggaGCCTCCTGGGGCGCTCGtggcacagctcctcctgctgccaggctggtgcagagcagctccctggtgtCAATGAATGTCACTCTGCCTGTCTTTCCTCTTGCTTTGTCTGCAGGCGAGCTGATGCCGACGGCTCCTCCCGTCCGGACAGCCCTCCGCTCTTGCTTGATCTATGATTTGTCCCTCCTTGCCGGCCGTTTGCTTTACTGCTGTCTCTTTACTTTTCCAGGACGGGCTAAGCCATGACTTCTTTTTTGTAAGAAGCAAACgcttaatttctttctgatttttttgtttttttgctgtgtatGTTAATGCCCTACTTCGTGTGAGCCAAAACATCTGCCTTTGGTTTCGTAATGTGTAAATGGTTCCTGGTGTTGACCTTTGAGCACAGCGAGTGGATTCCCGAAACTGTGGTCATTACTGAGCATCCCATACACCTGCTGTAAAAATGTTATGCTGCATTTCTGAACCTGAAATAAACTGTAATTCTTGATGAGCTTTTATTATTACTTTCTGGATGTGTTTGAGTGGTGTCTTCTGTCTCTTGCACCATCATCTCAGCATTCCACAGTGCCTCGGTGGGGACTGCAGGGGGGATTTATTGGAGGTGCTGTTGTGCTGAGATCACTGGAGATGTCATTaaaggggagctgcagccctttgGGAAGCATTCAGCCTGTTCCCCTGCAAGGGGCTTGGAGTGCTGCAGGGATATTTTGCTGGGAAATGGATGAATGTTTTGCAAGCAGTACCTGGGATTCACTTCATTGCTGAGGAAAGCACGTTCAGAGGAGtttcagagctgagcagaaggCCAGACTGAGTCCtccaaagcaggagctggagttAAAATGTGCCTGAAAGGGACTTCCCCCTAAAGGTTGTGTACAAATGTGCAGATGTCCTGATTACTCAGTTCCTCCTGCAGACGAGGATGAGCCAAGTAGCTGCAGTCAGTGCTTGGAGATGGtctgtggggcacagagcacaACAGCTTCCTGTGGGAACCCCACAGTGCCTAAGTGGGTCCGTAGGttttgggaaaagagggagCAGAAGGTGGgatgagcacagcaggaacatCCCCGCTGTATCCTGCAGCACGGGGGGATTTGCTGCAGTTTGTGCACCGCCCCTGAGGGAacagcagtgtcccagtgtcccctctgcccGGGGCACCTCGGTACCCCTGGCTGAGCCTGGTGCCAGGAATGTTGGGCAGTGGAGctgagtgctctgtgctggccaccagcaggaacagctgctctctgcactggGCTCTCACTGCCAGGGGCTCTCCAGCTTCCTTTTTAACCCTTCCCAGCAATGTCCCCTCCACACACCCCAGCCCATCCGCCCCACAGCCACCTTGTCTGATCATTCCTCATTTCATCAGCACCTCGCAAAAGCTCTACTCCAAGAGCAGTGCTTGAAGCAGACAGTGGTGAGAATTTCAAAAGCTCTTCCAGAGGGTATAATTTGCTGCAAGAGAATTTGAAAGCCTGTGACCAGTGACCTCCACACCTGGTGGAGGATTGTTCTGCTTCTCTGGCACTGGCAAGGCAGAAGGGAGGCGGTGAGGATgaaagccaggctgtgctgagggccAGCTGATTCTAATCTTGCTCTTGCTCTTTTCCTTAATATGCATGTTCTGTGCCTTTTTCTCTTAACCCATTTTATTAAGATAATTTTGTATATGAGtcattttattgtattttggccttttgttttaaatctccccctctccctgtgatttttgggttattttttggttttttcctagGCGACCTCCACCAGCTGTTCCAGGAAGATCACCCTAACACACACATTCCTTTTGTGTTACATgcaatgtcttttaaaaaaaaaaaatcaaaaattacCTTTAATTTGCACTAGCCTATTTGtaaatgaaagattttattttcagatgtcaATGACAAGCCTggatgtaaagaaaataaaattctgactACAAAAGGAGTGTGCCCTGTGTTTGTATTGAAGGGTCTACTCACTCTTTCTCACTTGGAGAAATTCTTTACCTGTGGGAGAAATTACCTGGGCTCtgtggagggagggatggacatTCTGCTGGagttccagcactgctgctggattCATTCACCACCAGGATTGCTCCATATAAATGGCTTTGGCTTACCATTAGCAGGAAGAACAGCCAGCAGAGTTCCAAAACATGTCCAgtgcaccagcagcagcacctggctgaGCGGAAACTCGAAGGAGAAGATTGCAGCAGTCTCTAGACAGTCTCTAGACTGATTAATCTGCACAATTGTAAATAAATTGCAGCTGTTCTGACCATCTTCTTCAAGCTAAACCTCTGAATTCCTTGCAAGCCGACTTCACTGGAGCATCTGAGCTTCAGCAGCTGTAAGTAGCTACCTCTGGGATTCCAAatgtgtccatccctgtgagAAAGAGAAGATCTGGGATTTAGATGATGCGCTTGTTTTGGGTGCCAGAGAATTTTATGGAGAGTCAGTCTGAAAAAAGGGGAGCTGATGTGTAGAACTGGCTGTTTTTCCTCACAGGAAAGCAAAGGGGTATCTCACAAAGCATGCAGGTAAGTCaggaggcagcactgggtgcTGGACTCCAGCTTGGTGTTCCCAGACAAGATGTTCCTGGGGAGTagggaggtgatggagagagggagctgcagtgctgctgctcgGGATGggggcagcagaggggatgAGATCACTTTGTGGGGAGAAGCCTGTGCTTGTTTTCACGCCTGGCCTGACGCAGCTTTGCTGAATTTGGGCAGTTCCTCCTGTTGCAGCTGATTTAGATCCTGCTGACCTCTAAAAtatccagggagctgctgaacCACCTGCAAGAGCTGGTAAATACCAGAAACTGAGTTTGCTCAAAATAGAAGGGGATATAGCTCAGAAAGCTCTAGACTTGcagacatttttccttcttcacacTTAGACTTGGTCTTTTGGTAGAGCAGAAGGGACAAACAGCAATGGTGTAGTAAAAAAtgggggcaccccaaaccctgctgtaCCTTTGAACTGCATGTGCTAAACTGGGAATTGCTGAGACTGGGTGAGGTGCTTCCTACACCCTGAGATAGGGAGAAATGGAGACCTGCAGTTCCAGGAAAGCAACTGTCCAAGAATGGGGCAGCTGAGTTTGGCTGTAGCTTTCACCTGTGCAACCCATCGAGTGCTGAGGCAGAAACACCTCAGCAGAGTTCAGGAATTGTGCACTTCCAGGACTACTGCAGAAGGAACAGTGCTTGTACCTGGTGAGCTCTTGAGGAGGTTCTGCTCATGCCTGAGGTAAGAGGGAATGGGGACAGTCTGAACTTTACAAGCTCCTATTTCTCCAGGCTGTTCAGAAATCTGTTCTGCGCTGGGGGAAGCTCTCCCTGCAATCCCTCTGTGCTACAGCATGGAACCAACAAGAGATGAAAGGTGGGTGATATTTTAGCTCAATGGCCTggcccacagcacccagccaggagctgttgCTGACTCCCTGCTGGCCTCCATGCATTAGGCTGGAAGGCACAAACTGGTTTCTTGGGGCATCTCGTGGTGGTAAACCCTCCACACAAATCTTTACTTTCTTATGAAATATTTGGTAATAAATATTGTTGAAAATAGGACTGCAGATTCCATGGGTTTATGACAGCTGTTTCTAAAATCTCTTAAGTAGAAAGGCACAGGGGCTGGTGTGCTGGGAAGCCCTGGCACACTTTTTAACATCAGCTCACAGGGTGACTTTTTGAGGAAGCTGTTCCACCTCGTCTGTGCTGTTTGCAGCCTGCCTTGGTGTTCgctctgcagccaggggagaAGGACAAGGGTTCTGCACCAGGGACACTACAAGGCCAGATGGGTCAGGACCAAAACCCTGTTCTGGTTTCCTGATCAAAGAGTAAAGCTTTGTTCTTCACAGGCTTCCCAGATCCAGTCCCCCTCGTGGGGAGGGACGTGGCCCCCTGACAGCACGGTGTGGGTGGCTGACACTGGCCTTTAAAGCCCTGCGGCAGAACTGGAGATGGAAATTCCAGCTGGCACGTgtcagcagctcccccaggagcAAGACTGATCCCCAGCCACTTCACAGCTACTCACATTTGGCCAGCttcaaatcaaaagaaaatgtccCATGGAAGGACTGATCTCAGTGGACTGAGCCTTAAGGGAAAGAAACTTGGAATGCAGTCCCATGGAAGGACTGATCTCAGTGGACTGAACCTTAAGAGAAAGAAACTTGGAATGCAGAGGAACATTTGACTCCTTAGGGTTGGTTGCTGGAGTGTTTGCTGCATCAACAGCCAAGGAGCCATTTCTTGGGCCTCAGTGGGGGTTTGCTCAGGTAGAAAATACCCAAAGGGCATCCAGCTTTACTGGATAGGTGTAGAGTCATGGCAAAATCCCGTTTTGTAGAGGATATTCTGACCTCAGGCATGCAGACAGACCAATAATGGCCATTTATACAGCAGCTTAAATAGCAACAGCACTGCATAGCACGTGTTCTTGTCCTCAGGAGAAGGTCAGGGAAGTCCTAGGGAAACCCTGCCTGCCCTTTGtgtctcctcctctcctctccctggctcCCTTTGGTATTCCTACTTTCTTCAATGTCCCTTTGTGCTCCCAGgacttttgctttcatttcccAGGTTAGGGTGGGCAGGGTGTCTTTGTGGGCAGGTGAGGGGAGGGCTGAGCCTTTCCCCTGGGGCTCTCCAGGAACTGAGAGGCTGTGCTATAGGGTGGGCAGGGTGTCTTTGTGGGCAGGTGAGGGGAGGGCTGAGCCTTTCCCCTGGGGCTCTACAGGAACTGAGAGGCTGTGCTAACCTAATCCTAGAattctattttctattctagtctagtctagtctagtctagtctagtctatTGTtgaagggaaggagctggggcagagcagagaggtcTGGGactgtgggcagggctgggtgggacagagtctgcatccccctggagcTGGTGGATGGAGCCTGCTGCATCACAGTCCCACGATGcacacaggtgaccccaggtgaTGTGCAcaggtccctgctccagctgagggGAAGGTGGCTGCCTGTGCCCATCTCCACCACCTGAAATGTTTGAGTGGTCAGTGCTTGCAGTTTTCCTAACCCAAAGTTGCTTTCGACAGTGTGAATTTAGGAAAGGTACTTTAGGGGGGAAATACTGCTCTACGGAGGAGTGGATGCAACAGaaactctgctttctttgtAGCCTGTGCTGTGATAGCCAGGGGCCAAGCAGACGAGACTGGACGTATTTTTGATTTACATTCCAGCCTTGCCCCTGTACCAATGGGCTCTGTGAATCTGTTTGGCACGGCAGCATTACACTGGCATCAGCCCAGTGTCAGATGGGACATCGGGGTCACTGAGCAGCTTTCTGGGAAACCTCCCTGTGAAAAAAACAGCCTCCCTTCTGCAGAGCTAAAAAATGTCATCTTGACTCGGAGCATCTGGCTACTCTGTGCTCCCTGCGAGaccccagcacaggctccaAGCTTCTAcaggttttaattaaaagcaaaatgagatgTAATGGTTGCCACGACGACAGCAGCAACATTTAACACTTGGCCAGAGCAGTAACAAAGCACTGGAGGTGTTGGGGACTCCGCCGGGGGTTGCTCATTTCCGAGAAAGCCCAAGGAGAGCATGAAAAGCGCCTGCTCGCTGGGATAGGGAAAATGGAGCAGAAAGCTGcactcctgcagcttttccaaaagAGAAGTTTCATAATCACCGGGGCGATGCCAAGCGCAGCCCAGGGAGACGGGCTGGGGCAGGTGAGGGCATCCCTTCCCTCGGCGGTGCCGGCTCTGCCCCCGGGCTGGCCGGAGCAGGGCTGCGCTTGCcgagggatggagcagggacagcaaagcGCCGGGGAGGTCCCGGCCCGGGGCTGTCAGTCCTGCCAGCCCTCAGCGGGACTTGTTTGCCGGGAGCGCCCTCTGTCGTGGTGGGAGCGCTGccggacagacggacacgggACACACGGCGGCGGCGGGAGCTCCCCGGGCCCTCCTCTGTCGTGGTGGGAGCGCTGCCGGGCAGACGGACACGGGACACACGGCGGCGGCGGGAGCTCCCCGGGCCCTGCCGCTGTCCCCGCAGCCTGGCATCTCCCCAGCACCCATGGGGATGTGctgagctccatccctctggcTTGGGGTCTGCCTCTGCAAAGGGGTCAGGGATCAGGGGCAGGCGTGATGCCCTCTTATCCCCATGATCTGCTAAGGGATTTAGGGTGATGTGTCTGCCAGCGGTGTGAGGCTATTCTGGCACAAGGGCCAAGGTGCAGGTGAGGAGGGCTCTGCcccattccagccctgcaggtccATCAGACCCCTGCGCACAGTGAGGCACCAAGCCCTGCCCTCCGCTCTGCcccattccagccctgcaggtccATCAGACCCCTGCCCACAGTGAGGCACCAAGCCCTGCCCTCCCCGGGAGTGCTGGCAGTCCCCAGCACACCCCGAGGGTCCTGGGGCTGAGGCATCCCCCCGAACCCCGAGTCCGGGTCTGCGTGGCCAGAGCCGGCTCCTGCCGGCCCGCCTGcacccctgtgctgcagggctcagccccttccttccccaaacccagcctgcaAACAGATCCCCAGGGGAACACCAGagtgctccttgctgctgcGGGAGAGACTTTATTGGCTCGGGTGTCCTCCCCCAGCCGGGACCTTCGCACTGGGCCAGGCCTCCATGAGGAACCTGGAGAGGTCCTCCTTGATCTCAGCCTCGTCCCACGGCCCGTGGATGttgtccttgagcagctgcAGGCGGATGAGGCAGtaggggcagaggcaggagatggCGAGCAGCAGGGAGGCGAAGAGCACGGCGCCCACGCTGGACACGGTGGCCAGCCCGGCCAGCGCCGCCAGCGCAAAGAGCACCGTGACCCCCACGTAGCAGCGCGGCGTCCGCGCCTTCAGCTTCTTCTGCAGCATGGGCCACAGCGCGAACATCTGCATGGCGAAGGTCACCATGACGAAGGCGTGCAGGGCGCGGGGCAGGCGCGAGGCCAGGCACACCGAGGCGAAGATGGCCATGTTGAGGGACAGCGTGCTGGACACGATGGCGGCGTTGGCGCCGTAGTCGAAGAAGATGAGGTGACCCAGGAGCATGAGGGCCGACATGGCGTAGATGGTGTCCGTGCTGATGGACTCGGTCAGCGTCTTCAGCACGGGCGAGAAGCCGTAGGTGAAGGCGGCGAACACCAGCGTGCTCTTGAGGTCAGCCCAGCGCGTCCGCCCGCTCGCCCAGCGCCCGGCCCCGCCGTCCACGGCGTCAAACAGGACGTAGCCGAGCAGGGAGGACACCAGGGCCGCTCCGAAAAGCCCCTGCGGGCTCAGCATCCCGGCGTCCATGTACCACCAGGTGAGCACGAAGACGCAGAcgctgcacagctgctgcaccacCGCTCCCGACTGGAACACCACGGCCTGGTACCGGTACTGCCGGGCGTGCACGTTCTTCCGCAGCTCCTCCAGGAACCGCTGGTCCACGTAGTTATCGGGGAAAGGCTGGCGCTCGTACAGCACCTTCTGCCACCGCCGCCCGGGGAGCGGCTCCATggcccgccgcccccccccccccccccccccccccccccccccccccccccccccccccccccccccccccccccccccccccccccccccccccccccccccccccccccccccccccccccccccccccccccccccccccccccccccccccccccccccccccccc comes from Ficedula albicollis isolate OC2 chromosome 8, FicAlb1.5, whole genome shotgun sequence and encodes:
- the PIGC gene encoding phosphatidylinositol N-acetylglucosaminyltransferase subunit C → MEPLPGRRWQKVLYERQPFPDNYVDQRFLEELRKNVHARQYRYQAVVFQSGAVVQQLCSVCVFVLTWWYMDAGMLSPQGLFGAALVSSLLGYVLFDAVDGGAGRWASGRTRWADLKSTLVFAAFTYGFSPVLKTLTESISTDTIYAMSALMLLGHLIFFDYGANAAIVSSTLSLNMAIFASVCLASRLPRALHAFVMVTFAMQMFALWPMLQKKLKARTPRCYVGVTVLFALAALAGLATVSSVGAVLFASLLLAISCLCPYCLIRLQLLKDNIHGPWDEAEIKEDLSRFLMEAWPSAKVPAGGGHPSQ